The following are encoded in a window of Perca fluviatilis chromosome 21, GENO_Pfluv_1.0, whole genome shotgun sequence genomic DNA:
- the LOC120551372 gene encoding urotensin-2 receptor produces the protein MNNKTTHLNTSPQRDGGSGTVDHELVITSTFGTLLSVVYVVGVSGNVYTLVVMCHSIRFATSMYISIINLALADLLYLSTIPFVVSTYFLKDWYFGDVGCRILLSLDLLTMHASIFTLTVMCTERYLAVTKPLDTVRRSKSYRKALAWGVWLLSLVLTVPMMVMVAQTTENAPDGGVKRMCAPTWSPLAYKVYVTVLFGTSIMAPGLIIGYLYVKLARTYLESQRNSVISSRGGKRSPKHKVLIMIFTIVLVFWACFLPFWIWQLLPLYHTKPLSLTSQTRTCINYLVASLTYSNSCINPFLYTLLTKNYREYLKNRHRSFYRYTSKFKQRPPSLYSWGKSPSSSNHFEFNSETLVMGTLK, from the coding sequence ATGAATAACAAGACTACCCATTTAAACACGAGTCCGCAGCGGGACGGCGGCTCCGGAACTGTGGACCATGAGCTCGTTATCACCTCTACTTTCGGGACGCTCCTCTCCGTCGTCTACGTCGTCGGAGTGTCGGGGAATGTGTACACGCTGGTGGTGATGTGTCACTCGATCCGCTTCGCCACGTCCATGTACATCTCCATCATTAACCTGGCGCTGGCGGACCTGctctacctctccaccatccccTTCGTGGTGTCCACCTACTTCCTAAAGGACTGGTACTTCGGGGACGTGGGCTGCCGCATCCTGCTCAGCCTGGACCTCCTCACCATGCACGCGAGCATCTTCACCCTGACCGTCATGTGCACGGAGCGCTACCTGGCCGTCACCAAGCCGCTGGACACGGTCAGACGCTCCAAGAGTTACCGCAAAGCCCTGGCGTGGGGCGTGTGGCTGCTCTCCCTGGTCCTCACCGTGCCCATGATGGTCATGGTCGCGCAGACCACCGAGAACGCGCCCGATGGGGGTGTAAAGAGGATGTGCGCACCCACCTGGTCGCCCCTGGCTTATAAAGTGTACGTGACAGTCCTGTTCGGCACCAGCATCATGGCACCGGGGCTCATTATCGGATACCTGTATGTCAAGTTGGCCCGCACTTATTTAGAGTCCCAGCGCAACTCTGTGATCAGCAGCAGAGGCGGCAAGCGCTCGCCAAAGCATAAAGTGCTGATCATGATCTTCACCATCGTGCTGGTGTTCTGGGCGTGCTTTCTGCCCTTCTGGATCTGGCAGCTGCTGCCTCTGTACCACACCAAGCCCCTGAGCCTGACGTCGCAAACGCGCACCTGCATCAACTACCTGGTGGCGAGCCTCACGTACAGCAACAGCTGCATCAACCCGTTCCTGTACACGCTGCTCACCAAGAACTACAGGGAGTACCTGAAGAACAGGCACAGGAGCTTCTACAGGTACACGTCCAAGTTTAAGCAGCGGCCGCCCAGCCTCTACTCGTGGGGGAAGTCTCCGTCCTCCAGCAATCACTTTGAGTTCAACTCCGAGACGCTGGTCATGGGGACACTGAAGTGA